The genomic segment ATCAACGCCTGTATTTGTAAAAGGACGTGTACAAGTAACTCTTTGTTTTGGCAATGGTGCCATCAATGGATGTTGGAACCTTGGTTTTGCTCGGACACAGTCAACACAACGCTTGACTACCGATCTTGCTGTGAGCCTTCCCCGCACAGGCCAATATTGACGTCTTACGTCTGCTAAAAGAGCTAATGGACCACAATGCAGTAAGCTGCGATGACGTTCTGTAAAAATTAGACGAGTTACTCTATGGTCAGCAGGAAGAATAATTGGTGTTCTTTGCTCTTCTGTTATCATGGCATACTCTAACCGGCCTCCGACGACTAATAACTTGTTCTTTAAAAAGGGATTCAAGGACTTCAACTTACTGCGGTGAGACACATTTTTATGTTGTTGTAATGCTGCTATTTCCTTACCAAATGCTTCTTCTTGCGCTGTCTGGAGTAAAGCTCTTTGAGCGGCTCTGAGGTTTTGAACAGTGAGATACTTAGCCGTTGGCCTTTCTCTTTTTGACCCaacatattcaataaattttaaaatccatcCAACTGCACGTACAAGTCTGGGCCAGCTAGAATAACTGTTGACCAAGTCTTTGATCGGGCTCGTTGCTAGCAGCGCCAAACGGAACGGTCGTTGTTCAGGAAGTTCAGCTTTTAGTATTGGTTGTATGGGTGTGGTATCCCAACAATCGGTTGATTGAGATAACCAAAAAGGGCCATGCCACCAGATCGTTGATGTGCTTAGCTCTTGAGCTCTTATTCCACGGGAGATTATGTCAGCAGGGTTTTCATTTGTCTTTACATGTCGCCATTGAGAAGGACTGGAGACCTCTATTATTTGTGTGACTCTATTCGATACATATGTTTTTAACCGACTAGAGTCGCTATTCAACCAGGATAATACAACCATGGAATCAGTCCAGAGTTGAAATTCTAGCGGGTTTATTTTCCATGCATCAGAGATCTTGACAACCAACTGTACTAGCAAATGTGCTCCATTTAGCTCTAAGCGCGGGATAGTTATACCTTTGAGTGGAGCTACTCGAGTTTGTGATAACAgacatatttataacaaaaaattaaacaatataaataataatcaactggTAGGGATGcgcgtatatgtgtgtgtgtgtgattacGGCgagatataataattgtgttgttGCATTTTGGGCGGCAACAGAAATAGTATCCGTTTAGTGAAATGTCCTTTATGTGAAGAAGACTTTAAAACGCCTCACAAATATATGTGAACACATTTCCAAGGAACATAATGTACAACGAATAAAAGAAAATACAGCTTTTGACCCTATCCaccgtatttatattaattttgtaccttattagttataataagtaataagtaatattataataagtattataatactagctgatcccgtgcactttgttgcccgttaaTACTGAGGCCACACAGAACGCTACACGCGCTATGTTCGCGATGTTTgctatatgaataaaaaatagttttctatCTTGAAGACGTAAATGGCCACACAGAATAGTGTACGCTACGTTTTGTTCTTAGCTACGTTGCGACGCGTCGCCGAGTGTTTGATTTGTGGCTATATTTTTGAGCGATGTGTCGCGACGTGCAACGTGCTGGTTTCGACATGCATGTTCATTGCTAGTACCGATATAGGAAATTTAATATAGCGTGTCCTGTGATATACGAGCAACGAGCAGtcgattataattattcacGCAGACGCAGTTATAATTTAGAATTCAAATTGAACCAgcggttttttgaaaaatacaaaataaaaataaattatattttattaattttcgtgAGTACTACGTCATTTTTTTGAAGTGATGTTACTAGAACAGCTAATAGAGGAAGTACGCAGGTATCCTTGTCTCTGGAAGAAAAATCTGGACAAATATCGAAACCAGAACATACGTGACAATGCATGGGTCAACATTTCAAAAGAATTGAAAAAGCCAGgtagataatatgtatttactattttataatgtatttataaaaatgtatgattaagtattcaaatgtaaaatattaatataaaatatactttagtactatagtagaatataattaatataatatagtaattgaatagtttttaactattttaagctGTACGATTCACAATTCTTTGCTGCCATTCAATGCGAGCTtcattggaaataaaatattctttgaaTAAATTTCGGACGTTTAAAGCTTCTCTACTTGAATTCGATGAGGTACCAATTCGTATTGGTATAAACACGTTAGTTTCGTTGGTTTGTTCTTCAACAGTCGCTAGATTGGTTTGAGTAGTTAATTGAAGTGTGTAATTATGGAGAACAACAGTAGCTAAAATGACTTTATCTGCGAGTTCAATTCGACATTCTAATGGGCTATGATATACTCTCCAAGTGTTTGCAATGATACCAAAAGTATTTTCCACAGTATTTCTGCTTCTTGAGAGCCTGTAGTTGAAAATACGTTCATCCTCGCTAAGTCGCCGGGCACTTCTGGGATAAGGTCTCATGAGATATTTTTTAAGAGGAAATGCCTCGTCACCAACTATTACATAGGGTAAATTTCTTCCTGCTAAATCTTCATCTGGAGGTATACCACCCATATTTAAGCTTGTTAAACGTTTTCCAATAGTGCTGTTACTATACACACTTGCATCACTAACTCTTCCATATTGcccaacaacattttatttccaTCTACTAGTGCTAGCAAGACAACCGagtgatattttttatagttgaaaaatTCTGAACCTTTATGAGCCGGTGCCTTAACACGGACATGCTTCCCATCGATTGCAGCAACACAATGAGGGAAGTTCCATTTTTCTTTAAACACTTTTTCTGAAGCTCTCCATATTTCTTCATTAGGATCAGGCATTACGATAGGCTGAAGGTTTTTCCATAGGGCTTCGCAGACTTCTTCGACTATGTTACTTATTGTAGACCTGCCCATGCGATAATTGAAAGCTAATGACCGAAATGAATTTCCAGTGGCTAGAAAcctaagaataaaataaacaaaaaactaaaatttatatttatatttggtttAGTGGATAAACTGAAAGGTAAATGG from the Acyrthosiphon pisum isolate AL4f chromosome X, pea_aphid_22Mar2018_4r6ur, whole genome shotgun sequence genome contains:
- the LOC107883044 gene encoding uncharacterized protein LOC107883044, producing MLSGRLPWESDSSDDEALLLFSLNNNNKQKRKWVHEVNMERKKFEYFRMGMKQFDQLLSIIKKDIEKKELNLRESITAEERLAVCLRFLATGNSFRSLAFNYRMGRSTISNIVEEVCEALWKNLQPIVMPDPNEEIWRASEKVFKEKWNFPHCVAAIDGKHVRVKAPAHKGSEFFNYKKYHSVVLLALVDGNKMLLGNMEELVMQVCIVTALLENV
- the LOC103308618 gene encoding uncharacterized protein LOC103308618 → MVVLSWLNSDSSRLKTYVSNRVTQIIEVSSPSQWRHVKTNENPADIISRGIRAQELSTSTIWWHGPFWLSQSTDCWDTTPIQPILKAELPEQRPFRLALLATSPIKDLVNSYSSWPRLVRAVGWILKFIEYVGSKRERPTAKYLTVQNLRAAQRALLQTAQEEAFGKEIAALQQHKNVSHRSKLKSLNPFLKNKLLVVGGRLEYAMITEEQRTPIILPADHRVTRLIFTERHRSLLHCGPLALLADVRRQYWPVRGRLTARSVVKRCVDCVRAKPRFQHPLMAPLPKQRVTCTRPFTNTGVDFAETVEDLTSSAFIASLRRFCSRRGKPDKIWSDNGTNFVGARRELTTFTKGIESLSAAEDINWHFNPPSTPHFGGIWESCVKSAKHHLTRIVKDAHLTLSELQTLLCQIEACLNSRPLTPLSSCPDDLEPLTPAHFLIGGPITLPPEPDLTSQQISGLRRWKLVQALMQSFWTRWTSEYLPQLQVRGKWTTATKPLAVGDVVIVREDNMAPCKWKMARITCLHPGRDGHIRVVTIRTANGTETKRPVLKLCLLPVEKEFEDS